The Drosophila nasuta strain 15112-1781.00 chromosome 2R, ASM2355853v1, whole genome shotgun sequence genome segment caaatttaaatttattatttatttttaaattttttcatgtAATCATTGAGAGATTTTGTTTCGATAATACACGCACCGATGATTAAGTTTTTGTATACTGCGGTAATTGTTAACTAGAGGACTCCCGCGATAATCTCTTAGTGACCAAAAGCTCTTAATCTGAGTAAATTTTAACTTCAGTATGAGTAtatgtacaacaacaattaagaATGTTGCAGTccagtgtgctcgactgtgagatacccgctatccattttcaaATGCAATGCTATTATTGagcttacatatgtatgtatgtatgtaccaAGGTGGGACTTTTGCTTTCAAGTTACGCTAGCtgattttttttcgatttgcagGGACAATGCAAATATCtgaaacaaactttttttgtttgctctctcaaaaaaaaaggatagcgggtataaaagttaaaaaccACTTGTGGCTTACATAATTTTCGGATACATTTATAGGCTTAGTAAACACAATCCAATTTACAGCCTCACGGCAAGGTGGTGTAGTAAGCGAACCTACAAAAAGTTTTGTTCGAAAGTTAACGATTAAacgaatacaaaatatacgaaCCCTTATATACAAAGAATTCGTCCCTTTCAACGTCTTTTACAAAATCTCTTAAACAGAAATTACCTCGGAGGAGCCTCGTTTGTTTAGCATTTCTCACATGAATCAATTCATTAAGAAGTCTGTTTATAATGCTAGGTTCTCGTTTGGGGTGCTAATTAAAGGGTGCAttatagatatgtatatatatgtatatatatatatatatgtatatgtatgtatatatttatatatatatatttaaattaatattaatacatgGGTTCGAGCATGTATGTTCGTATAAACCcaacatatatatgtacatatatacatccTCTTGCtttctataataaataaattaccgGTACAGATCTTAACATTAGTGACAGAACTACGAATCCATCGTTTGCCATTATGGCATCATTTTGCAAGGCGTATGCACAATTTTGATGCAGAATATGCATTTCGGCGTCGTATCGGCAGCAGTTTATCATGTGCTCAGAACCTTTGTTTTCTGGGGATCCCCAATGGAAGTGTAACTGCACGGCCTTATAGAGGCACTTGAGTTTACAACCGCAAACTGCAGGTTGGTTGCCATCAACTACCACAGGTATTGACA includes the following:
- the LOC132784505 gene encoding putative carbonic anhydrase 3 — translated: MHPALRRFSKAHFFNYDKHGKDWNVKKGEKQSPVALSTETAIPSLAQKLKFINYNKMLVGPLKITNNGHTVIMSIPVVVDGNQPAVCGCKLKCLYKAVQLHFHWGSPENKGSEHMINCCRYDAEMHILHQNCAYALQNDAIMANDGFVVLSLMLRSVPHPKREPSIINRLLNELIHVRNAKQTRLLRGNFCLRDFVKDVERDEFFVYKGSLTTPPCREAVNWIVFTKPINVSENYIKSFWSLRDYRGSPLVNNYRSIQKLNHRCQDKITSVSGVFKLKTRAQEIAQI